The proteins below come from a single Rhizobium tropici CIAT 899 genomic window:
- the yacG gene encoding DNA gyrase inhibitor YacG: MTKAEEIKVGSKVEPLRKARPCPECGRPSLREHYPFCSDRCRSVDLSRWLNGSYAIPVTEDETKADGSDQD, from the coding sequence ATGACGAAAGCTGAAGAGATCAAGGTCGGTTCGAAGGTCGAGCCGTTGCGAAAGGCGCGTCCCTGTCCGGAATGCGGCCGCCCTTCACTGCGTGAGCATTATCCCTTCTGCTCGGATCGCTGCCGCTCCGTCGATCTCTCGCGGTGGCTCAACGGCTCCTATGCCATTCCCGTGACCGAGGACGAGACGAAGGCCGACGGCTCCGATCAGGACTGA